In Anaerolineae bacterium, the following are encoded in one genomic region:
- a CDS encoding HDIG domain-containing protein: protein MRTIWGRFYPYSDDAGHGQGVSKPGVVFRALLAIVTVGLATVIVGYDALFAGQQALALQVGQVAPQDILAPFSISYESAVLTQQRIQVAMNSVRDVYDPPDPSVARQQVQLARQVLDYIADIRADEFATPEMLRADLRAIETLALTDEMAAAILAFDPARWNAIDEQIITVLERVMRTEIRDDTLRSTKQNIPNLVSVRFREDEAALISAIVEGLIRPNTFFNEERTRQAKQVAADAVTPEVRSFERGQIVVRGGSLVTEADLEALAQLGLLQRSPDRRLQDLLGVLLTSLMVLLVFGLYLSRFHDPLMTDSTMLSLVAGLLLVTLLGMRLAGPDRVVQPYLVPTAAMGLMLTALAGPSVAVAGTVSLAVLIGFMVNSPFALATMTLLGGLVGVLTLANTERFNSYFVSGLLIGLTNAAVVLMFFFDGYPSDSLGALTLVTAGLANGLLSGVLALMGLYVISSVFNIPTSLRLLELTQPSQKLLQRLLREAPGTYQHSLQVANLAELAAERIGANAMLTRVGALYHDVGKMKAPHFFIENQVDGINPHEGLNDPYRSARIIIDHVTEGDALAREYDLPARVRDFIREHHGTTRPMYFYQLAVEQAGGNENAIDRSRFTYPGPRPRSRETAILMLADSCESAIRARRPKNKQEIADIIRYMFDLRVAEGQLDDSDLSLSELSEIQRVFVESLQGVFHPRIAYAGGPLAPAAASSQNALDGAGEREWEAAPGQSVVEGQDADHSGPQRADNRQDNGTVKP from the coding sequence ATGAGAACCATCTGGGGACGCTTTTATCCATACTCGGATGACGCCGGGCATGGTCAGGGCGTTTCAAAACCCGGGGTGGTATTCCGGGCGCTGCTGGCAATTGTAACGGTCGGGCTGGCCACGGTGATCGTGGGCTATGATGCGCTATTTGCCGGGCAGCAAGCCCTTGCCCTGCAGGTAGGGCAGGTTGCCCCGCAGGATATCCTGGCCCCATTCAGCATCAGCTACGAAAGTGCTGTGCTCACCCAGCAACGCATCCAGGTGGCTATGAATAGCGTCCGCGATGTCTACGATCCCCCTGATCCAAGTGTTGCCCGGCAGCAGGTGCAACTGGCCCGGCAGGTGCTTGACTACATCGCTGATATCCGCGCTGATGAATTTGCCACGCCGGAGATGCTGCGGGCGGACCTGCGGGCTATCGAGACATTGGCGCTCACGGATGAGATGGCAGCGGCTATTCTGGCCTTTGACCCGGCGCGCTGGAATGCGATCGATGAACAGATCATCACCGTGCTGGAACGGGTGATGCGTACCGAAATCCGGGATGATACCCTGCGTAGCACCAAACAGAACATCCCGAATCTGGTGAGTGTACGCTTTCGGGAAGATGAAGCCGCGCTGATCTCGGCGATTGTCGAGGGATTGATCCGGCCCAACACATTCTTCAATGAGGAGCGCACGCGGCAGGCCAAGCAGGTAGCTGCGGATGCGGTAACGCCGGAGGTGCGTAGCTTTGAGCGCGGTCAGATCGTGGTGCGGGGCGGTTCTCTGGTCACGGAGGCGGACCTGGAGGCGCTAGCCCAGCTGGGCCTGCTACAGCGTTCTCCAGACCGCCGCCTGCAGGATTTGCTGGGAGTCCTGTTGACCAGCCTGATGGTGCTGCTGGTATTCGGCCTGTATCTCAGCCGTTTCCATGACCCGCTGATGACGGACAGCACCATGCTGAGTCTGGTGGCCGGCCTGTTGCTGGTGACACTGCTGGGGATGCGGCTGGCAGGCCCGGATCGGGTTGTGCAGCCCTATCTGGTTCCCACGGCGGCGATGGGCTTGATGCTCACGGCGTTGGCTGGCCCATCGGTCGCTGTCGCCGGGACAGTAAGCCTGGCGGTGTTGATCGGGTTCATGGTCAATAGCCCATTTGCGCTGGCGACGATGACTCTTCTCGGTGGGCTGGTCGGCGTTCTGACTCTAGCGAACACCGAGCGGTTCAACAGCTATTTTGTCTCTGGCCTGTTGATCGGACTGACGAATGCAGCTGTTGTGTTAATGTTCTTCTTTGATGGCTATCCGAGCGACTCGCTGGGCGCTTTGACGCTGGTGACGGCTGGTCTGGCTAACGGCCTGCTCTCCGGGGTGCTGGCGCTGATGGGATTGTATGTGATCAGCAGTGTCTTCAACATTCCGACCAGTTTGCGCCTGCTTGAACTGACCCAGCCCAGTCAGAAGTTGTTGCAGCGCCTGTTGCGGGAAGCGCCGGGTACCTACCAGCACAGTCTGCAGGTGGCCAACCTGGCGGAACTGGCCGCTGAGCGGATCGGGGCCAACGCGATGCTGACGCGGGTTGGGGCACTTTACCACGATGTGGGCAAAATGAAAGCACCACATTTCTTTATTGAGAATCAGGTCGATGGGATCAATCCGCATGAAGGGCTGAACGATCCGTACCGCAGCGCGCGGATCATCATTGACCATGTGACCGAAGGGGATGCCCTGGCCCGCGAATATGACCTTCCAGCGCGGGTGCGCGATTTTATCCGGGAGCATCACGGCACCACACGGCCTATGTACTTTTACCAGTTGGCTGTGGAACAGGCGGGCGGCAATGAAAACGCCATTGACCGTTCCCGCTTTACCTATCCAGGGCCGCGCCCACGCTCCAGAGAAACGGCGATCCTGATGCTGGCCGATAGCTGTGAGAGCGCGATCCGCGCCCGGCGGCCCAAGAACAAGCAGGAGATCGCTGATATCATACGCTACATGTTTGATCTCCGGGTGGCCGAAGGGCAGCTGGATGACAGCGATCTGAGCCTGTCCGAATTGAGCGAGATACAGCGCGTATTTGTGGAATCGCTGCAAGGTGTATTCCATCCGCGGATTGCCTATGCTGGCGGGCCGCTGGCGCCAGCGGCGGCCAGTAGCCAGAACGCACTGGATGGTGCCGGTGAGCGCGAGTGGGAAGCTGCCCCAGGGCAAAGCGTTGTCGAGGGGCAGGATGCCGACCATTCCGGCCCACAGCGAGCCGATAACCGGCAAGATAACGGAACAGTGAAACCATGA
- the ybeY gene encoding rRNA maturation RNase YbeY yields MIEHQYDICVRVDALYAEATPTCRLREAIALTLQHYQVPPQTGVTLLVTDDESVRKLNRRFRGVDAPTDVLSFPAVEDLTELQQPGEEGPYLGDIVVAFPYTAAQAREDGHDIADVLVLLAVHGMLHLLGYDHDTPQNQADMWARQEAFLRMLGVPASVMPPLYDFPAEDEDNGTA; encoded by the coding sequence ATGATCGAGCATCAGTACGATATCTGTGTCAGGGTGGATGCACTGTATGCAGAAGCAACACCAACCTGCAGGTTGCGGGAGGCCATCGCCCTGACCCTGCAACACTATCAGGTTCCCCCGCAGACAGGGGTCACGCTCCTGGTCACCGATGATGAGAGCGTGCGCAAGCTGAACAGGCGTTTTCGTGGGGTAGACGCACCAACCGATGTGCTGTCTTTCCCCGCTGTTGAGGACCTTACCGAGTTGCAGCAGCCGGGCGAGGAGGGGCCTTACCTGGGCGATATAGTGGTGGCTTTTCCCTATACCGCTGCTCAGGCCCGGGAAGACGGCCACGACATCGCTGATGTGCTGGTCCTGCTGGCGGTGCATGGGATGCTGCACCTGCTCGGCTATGATCATGACACGCCGCAGAATCAGGCTGACATGTGGGCCAGGCAGGAGGCGTTCCTGCGTATGCTGGGCGTACCGGCGAGCGTTATGCCCCCCCTGTACGATTTCCCGGCGGAGGATGAGGATAATGGAACAGCCTGA
- a CDS encoding diacylglycerol kinase family protein produces the protein MVSPSRWASFKFALSGWLHMLRYQRNTRIQAAASVLVVLAGLWLGLTPLEWAILVLTITLEWMAEFINAAIEAAVNLASAEMHPMAKVSKDVAAAAVLMGAVSAAIIGVLILGPRLLARLTGG, from the coding sequence ATGGTCAGTCCCAGCCGCTGGGCCAGCTTCAAGTTTGCTCTGTCTGGCTGGTTGCATATGTTGCGCTACCAGCGGAACACCCGGATTCAGGCTGCGGCGAGCGTGCTGGTGGTCCTGGCGGGCCTGTGGCTGGGCCTGACGCCGCTGGAATGGGCGATCCTGGTATTGACCATCACGCTGGAATGGATGGCGGAGTTCATCAATGCGGCAATTGAGGCGGCGGTGAATCTGGCCAGCGCCGAGATGCATCCGATGGCCAAGGTCAGCAAGGATGTCGCCGCGGCGGCTGTCCTGATGGGGGCAGTCTCGGCGGCAATTATCGGCGTGTTGATCCTGGGGCCGCGTCTGCTGGCGCGTCTGACAGGCGGGTAA
- a CDS encoding MSMEG_4193 family putative phosphomutase, translated as MTTILLIRHAVNDWVKTGKLAAWTPGVHLNAEGQAQARALGERLKDRPLQAIYASPLERTLETAEAIAAHHPHLVVQIVEAVGELDCGRWQNAQIADLESRKMWQLIQHVPSRAQFPGGETMRRAQARAVDAVEALAEHHPRGLIAVVSHCDIIRLILAHYLGMHLDMFQRIVVAPASISVVQLGFGRPMVAGINDISHVPPASQPGNDSGQPA; from the coding sequence ATGACGACAATCCTGCTGATTCGCCACGCGGTGAATGACTGGGTAAAAACGGGCAAGCTGGCTGCCTGGACACCCGGCGTTCACCTGAATGCTGAAGGCCAGGCCCAGGCCAGGGCGCTGGGCGAGCGGTTGAAAGACAGGCCGCTGCAGGCTATTTACGCCAGCCCGCTGGAGCGTACCCTGGAAACGGCTGAGGCTATTGCCGCTCACCATCCCCATCTGGTAGTTCAGATTGTGGAAGCGGTGGGCGAGCTGGATTGCGGGCGCTGGCAGAACGCGCAGATTGCCGATCTGGAATCGCGTAAGATGTGGCAACTCATCCAGCACGTACCTTCCCGCGCGCAATTTCCAGGCGGGGAAACGATGCGCCGGGCACAGGCGCGCGCTGTGGACGCGGTAGAGGCGCTGGCGGAGCATCACCCCAGGGGCTTGATTGCGGTAGTTTCACACTGTGACATCATCAGACTGATCCTGGCACACTACCTGGGTATGCACCTGGATATGTTCCAGCGGATTGTGGTAGCTCCTGCTTCGATCTCGGTGGTACAGCTTGGCTTTGGTCGGCCAATGGTCGCTGGTATCAATGACATCAGCCATGTTCCCCCGGCGTCACAGCCGGGCAATGATTCCGGGCAACCGGCATGA
- a CDS encoding DUF3090 family protein: MAGFELELRPVDFLTVGTVGPRGKRVFYLQGAKGDRLVSLIVEKLQVSALAEAIKELLRELDERFPQPGATEIDLADFDLELRDPIQPEFRVAEIGLGYDEVSDLIVLVTQELISTEEEEAGRSPGVVRFWVGRSLMRALAMYAETVVERGRPDPSKNGRIHYYWM, encoded by the coding sequence ATGGCGGGCTTTGAACTGGAATTGCGACCGGTCGATTTCCTGACTGTGGGGACAGTGGGCCCACGCGGTAAGCGGGTGTTCTACCTGCAGGGGGCCAAAGGAGATCGACTGGTTTCTTTGATCGTGGAAAAGTTGCAGGTCAGCGCCCTGGCTGAAGCGATCAAGGAATTGCTCCGCGAACTGGATGAACGCTTCCCACAACCGGGCGCGACCGAGATTGATCTGGCGGACTTTGACCTGGAACTTCGCGATCCCATTCAACCGGAATTCCGGGTGGCGGAGATCGGACTGGGTTATGATGAGGTTAGCGATCTGATTGTCCTGGTGACCCAGGAGCTGATCTCCACTGAAGAGGAAGAGGCCGGGCGCAGCCCTGGCGTGGTGCGCTTTTGGGTTGGGCGTTCCTTGATGCGTGCCCTGGCAATGTATGCCGAGACCGTGGTAGAACGTGGGCGCCCGGACCCTTCCAAGAATGGCCGCATTCATTATTACTGGATGTGA
- a CDS encoding SCO1664 family protein: MSDRPEPEPVPEIPSQPLSMTDALATLSQGVIQDDHGVLPWGSNYAYLVTVADERRALLAVYKPQRGERSLWDFPDGTLCYREVAAYVVSEALDWAIVPPTVLRGGPYGLGSLQFFVDHDPEINYFTPLPPECGEQLQRMAVFDYLINNADRKGGHCLLDSQGHLWGIDHGVSFHYQLKLRTVIWDYAGQPLPEPIVDSLKALDTVLSDPATLLRQTLGGLLSAREVDALLARLHHLLQTRRFVLPGRGPNYPWPPV; encoded by the coding sequence ATGAGTGATAGACCTGAGCCAGAGCCTGTCCCTGAGATTCCCTCCCAGCCGCTTTCAATGACGGATGCGCTGGCTACGCTGAGTCAGGGTGTCATTCAGGATGATCACGGGGTGTTGCCGTGGGGATCGAACTACGCCTATCTGGTCACGGTTGCTGATGAGCGTCGCGCTTTGCTGGCAGTATACAAACCCCAGCGCGGTGAAAGGTCGCTGTGGGATTTTCCAGATGGCACGTTGTGCTACCGCGAGGTGGCGGCCTATGTCGTTTCGGAAGCGCTGGACTGGGCCATTGTGCCGCCTACAGTGTTGCGCGGCGGGCCTTACGGCCTGGGATCGCTCCAGTTCTTTGTTGATCACGATCCGGAGATCAACTACTTTACGCCCCTGCCGCCGGAATGCGGGGAACAACTGCAACGCATGGCCGTTTTTGACTACCTGATCAACAACGCGGATCGCAAGGGCGGGCATTGCCTGCTGGATTCACAGGGGCATCTGTGGGGAATCGATCACGGCGTGTCATTTCACTATCAGCTCAAGTTGCGAACCGTGATCTGGGATTATGCCGGGCAACCGCTGCCTGAGCCGATTGTGGACAGTCTGAAGGCGCTGGACACCGTGCTAAGCGACCCGGCGACATTGCTTCGCCAGACGCTGGGGGGCTTGCTGTCTGCCCGTGAGGTTGATGCATTGCTGGCGCGGTTGCACCATCTGTTGCAGACACGGCGGTTTGTCCTGCCGGGCAGGGGGCCAAATTATCCCTGGCCGCCAGTCTAG
- a CDS encoding SRPBCC family protein: MMRRKDACWRTPLALLNGFALGTFYLLFLRPQMIRWGTRLGESQRRLPGDDRIASPGLIVTRAINIDAPPEAVWPWLAQMGRERTGWYSFDLLGNNGIPSATYLRRDLQPPRPGLALDMGLQVLEVEVNRELLVGGFDLPGPLGAPLDVTMLYLLERMSDGSTRLLFRLRIGTHDAVGQLLCWLLEPLEFVMSVQQLKGIRARAETMAYVRQPAPRELEIPLD, encoded by the coding sequence ATGATGAGGCGGAAAGATGCTTGCTGGCGCACGCCCCTGGCGCTGCTGAATGGCTTTGCGCTGGGGACGTTTTACCTGTTGTTCTTGCGTCCTCAGATGATTCGCTGGGGCACCCGACTGGGCGAGTCGCAGCGGCGGCTGCCGGGTGATGATCGCATTGCGTCGCCTGGCCTGATCGTCACGCGGGCGATCAACATCGATGCCCCGCCAGAGGCAGTGTGGCCGTGGTTGGCCCAGATGGGGCGGGAACGGACGGGCTGGTACAGCTTTGACCTGCTGGGGAACAATGGCATCCCCAGCGCTACGTATCTGCGCCGGGACCTGCAGCCTCCCCGGCCTGGCCTTGCGCTGGACATGGGTTTGCAGGTGCTGGAAGTTGAGGTCAACCGCGAGCTGTTGGTTGGCGGTTTTGACCTGCCTGGCCCGCTGGGTGCGCCACTAGACGTGACCATGCTGTATCTACTTGAGCGGATGTCTGATGGCAGCACCCGGCTGCTCTTCCGCTTGCGGATCGGGACGCACGACGCGGTTGGTCAGTTGCTCTGCTGGTTGCTGGAACCGCTTGAATTCGTGATGTCGGTCCAGCAACTCAAAGGGATTAGGGCGCGGGCGGAAACGATGGCTTATGTACGCCAGCCAGCGCCGCGCGAACTGGAAATCCCGCTGGATTAA
- a CDS encoding beta-glucosidase → MAFPEGFVWGAAAASYQIEGAAFEDGKGPSVWDRFSHRRGKVFGGHTGDVACDHYHRYREDVALMKAIGLQAYRLSISWPRVLPDGVGRINAPGLDFYDRLIDELLGAGIAPYVTLFHWDYPDALYCRGGWLNSESPDWFAEYASVVTRRLGNRVRYWMTLNEPAVFVVIGHMDGRHAPGDTLAFDQILRMSHHVLLAHGKAAQVIRATVPGAQVGAAIVGKVGIPASAAEADVEAARQYTFDFRRHDLWHHNWWSDPMLRGEYPVDALTLFGDAMPSIGPHDMQIIHQPLDFYGMNVYNGEYVRQGADGAPEVLPLPMGFPITAFYWPVTPEALYWGPRFMWERYRLPIVITENGLANTDWISLDGKVHDPQRIDFTRRYLLQLRQAAADGVALHGYFHWSIMDNFEWAEGMKQRFGLVYVDYQTQQRTLKDSAYWYRDVIASNGATLDQPPAL, encoded by the coding sequence ATGGCATTTCCAGAGGGTTTTGTCTGGGGAGCGGCGGCAGCCTCCTACCAGATTGAAGGGGCGGCTTTTGAAGACGGCAAAGGGCCGTCGGTATGGGACAGGTTCTCCCACCGCCGGGGAAAGGTGTTCGGCGGGCATACCGGCGATGTGGCCTGCGATCACTATCATCGCTACCGCGAAGATGTCGCGCTGATGAAAGCGATTGGCTTGCAGGCCTATCGGCTCTCGATCTCCTGGCCGCGCGTGCTGCCGGATGGGGTGGGTCGCATTAATGCGCCGGGGCTGGATTTCTACGATCGCCTGATCGATGAGCTTCTAGGTGCCGGGATCGCCCCATATGTGACGCTCTTTCACTGGGACTATCCGGATGCGTTGTATTGCCGTGGCGGCTGGCTCAACAGTGAATCGCCTGACTGGTTCGCTGAGTACGCTTCTGTGGTAACCAGGCGGTTGGGCAACCGGGTCCGCTACTGGATGACGCTCAACGAGCCAGCAGTGTTTGTTGTGATCGGGCACATGGATGGCCGTCATGCGCCGGGCGACACCCTGGCGTTTGACCAGATCTTGCGGATGTCGCATCACGTGCTGCTGGCGCACGGTAAAGCGGCGCAGGTCATCCGGGCCACCGTGCCGGGCGCACAGGTGGGGGCGGCGATCGTCGGCAAGGTTGGCATCCCGGCCAGCGCCGCAGAAGCCGATGTTGAGGCGGCGCGGCAGTACACTTTCGATTTTCGCCGTCACGATCTGTGGCATCACAACTGGTGGTCAGACCCGATGCTGCGCGGGGAGTATCCGGTTGACGCTCTGACACTCTTCGGGGATGCCATGCCCAGCATCGGCCCGCACGATATGCAGATCATTCATCAGCCGCTGGACTTCTACGGGATGAATGTCTACAACGGTGAATACGTGAGACAGGGTGCGGACGGTGCGCCTGAGGTCCTGCCGCTGCCTATGGGGTTCCCTATCACGGCCTTTTACTGGCCCGTGACGCCGGAGGCTCTTTACTGGGGACCGCGCTTTATGTGGGAACGCTACAGGCTGCCAATCGTGATCACCGAAAACGGGTTGGCCAACACTGACTGGATCAGTCTGGACGGTAAGGTGCACGATCCCCAGCGTATCGACTTCACCCGCCGTTATCTGCTTCAGCTGCGCCAGGCAGCAGCGGATGGGGTGGCCCTGCACGGATACTTCCACTGGTCGATCATGGACAACTTTGAGTGGGCTGAGGGGATGAAACAGCGCTTTGGCCTGGTCTATGTGGACTACCAGACTCAGCAGCGGACGCTCAAGGATTCGGCTTACTGGTACCGGGACGTGATCGCCAGCAATGGTGCAACGCTTGACCAGCCTCCTGCGCTGTAG
- a CDS encoding YifB family Mg chelatase-like AAA ATPase, with translation MLAKVISCGVVGLDGIPVTVEVDFSPNAGTPQFNIVGLPGSAVKESRERVRSAIKNSGLRFPLKRYTVNLAPANIPKDGPAYDLPIAVGALAATDQAPLDVLEMAMFIGELSLDGEVRHVKGVISCTYAARQQGLRTIFVPEADAAEAALIPDIEVIPVRTLGQLLEHLYGLQVIPAFRREDIPAVDEAALLRGLVDFAEIRGQEHVKRALEVAAAGSHNVLMSGPPGSGKTLMARALPGILPAMTLDEALEVTRIYSVADLLPSDSPLLRARPYRAPHHTISQAGLVGGGRLPRPGEVTLANQGVLFLDEFGEFGRSALEVMRQPMEDRKVTISRANGTLTFPANFMLVAAMNPCPCGYYGDPSHQCTCSPGQIRRYQQTISGPLLDRIDIHVDVPRVDYDKLTSRAQAETSSSIRARVEAARERQRRRFAGSPHLRANADMGPGDIRRFCRLTPEAEGLIKVTLRQMQLSARAYHRVLKLGQTIADLAGSDVIDVPHLAEAIQYRPRRATI, from the coding sequence ATGCTGGCGAAAGTCATCTCGTGTGGGGTGGTTGGTCTGGATGGCATTCCGGTGACGGTAGAGGTTGATTTCTCTCCGAATGCCGGTACTCCGCAGTTCAATATCGTTGGTCTGCCCGGCTCAGCCGTCAAAGAGAGCCGGGAGCGGGTGCGATCGGCCATCAAGAACAGTGGGCTGCGCTTTCCACTTAAGCGCTACACCGTCAATCTGGCGCCGGCGAATATCCCCAAGGATGGCCCGGCCTACGATCTGCCGATCGCCGTTGGCGCGCTGGCGGCAACCGACCAGGCTCCGCTTGACGTCCTGGAGATGGCGATGTTCATCGGGGAGCTGTCGCTGGATGGCGAGGTGCGGCATGTCAAAGGCGTGATCTCCTGCACCTACGCGGCGCGGCAACAGGGACTGCGCACGATTTTTGTCCCGGAAGCAGACGCTGCAGAGGCCGCCCTGATCCCGGATATTGAGGTCATCCCGGTGCGGACGCTGGGACAACTGCTGGAGCATCTGTACGGTCTGCAGGTGATCCCCGCCTTTCGCCGCGAGGATATCCCGGCGGTGGATGAAGCAGCGTTGTTGCGGGGTCTGGTGGACTTCGCCGAGATCAGGGGGCAGGAACATGTCAAGCGGGCGCTGGAAGTAGCGGCGGCGGGCAGCCATAATGTGCTGATGTCCGGCCCACCCGGCTCAGGCAAAACTCTCATGGCCCGCGCTCTGCCCGGTATCCTGCCGGCGATGACGCTGGATGAGGCGCTGGAAGTTACGCGCATCTACTCGGTCGCCGATCTGCTGCCGAGCGATTCGCCGCTGTTGCGGGCGCGCCCGTACCGCGCCCCACACCACACCATCAGCCAGGCCGGGCTGGTAGGCGGCGGACGCTTGCCACGCCCCGGCGAGGTGACGCTGGCCAATCAGGGCGTGCTTTTTCTGGATGAGTTCGGCGAGTTTGGCCGGTCGGCGCTGGAGGTCATGCGCCAGCCAATGGAGGATCGCAAGGTCACGATCAGTCGGGCTAATGGTACGCTGACCTTCCCGGCCAACTTCATGCTGGTGGCGGCGATGAATCCCTGCCCGTGCGGCTACTACGGCGATCCGTCGCACCAGTGCACCTGCTCGCCGGGGCAGATTCGCCGTTACCAGCAGACGATCTCCGGCCCCCTGCTGGATCGCATCGACATCCATGTTGATGTACCCCGGGTGGATTACGACAAGTTGACCAGCCGGGCGCAGGCGGAGACGTCGAGTAGCATCCGGGCGCGGGTAGAAGCGGCCCGGGAGCGTCAGCGCCGACGGTTTGCCGGAAGTCCTCACCTGCGGGCCAACGCCGACATGGGGCCAGGAGACATCCGCAGGTTCTGCCGCCTGACTCCGGAGGCGGAAGGGCTGATTAAAGTGACACTGCGCCAGATGCAACTCAGCGCGCGGGCCTATCACCGTGTGCTTAAGCTGGGGCAGACAATCGCCGATCTGGCCGGTAGCGATGTGATCGATGTGCCGCACCTGGCTGAGGCGATCCAGTACCGGCCCCGGCGTGCGACCATATAA
- a CDS encoding HAD family phosphatase, which translates to MRTGDGKVEFIAFADRTQAYVRSALGYPAYYPVHPVSIERPLRAVLMDLDGTSVRSEGFWIWIIQMTLASLLGNPRFELEDADLPYVSGHSVSEHLQYGIDKYCPGRTVEEARQLYFEHTHRELQAILAGGGRADAFVPTPGLKDFLLTLKSRGVKIGLVTSGLYEKAYPEILSAFRTLGLGDPREFYDAIITAGFPLRQGETGTLGELSPKPHPWLYAETSRVGLGIPFEARSRVVGIEDSGAGICAIRLAGFAPIGLSGGNIIKSGTRALCSHYCDSLAEALYFIL; encoded by the coding sequence ATGCGGACGGGCGACGGCAAGGTGGAGTTCATCGCCTTCGCCGACAGGACACAGGCTTATGTGCGTTCGGCGCTGGGCTACCCGGCCTACTACCCTGTTCATCCGGTGTCGATCGAACGACCATTGCGGGCGGTGCTGATGGACCTGGACGGCACCAGTGTGCGTAGTGAAGGCTTCTGGATCTGGATCATCCAGATGACTCTTGCCAGTTTGCTCGGCAACCCGCGCTTTGAACTGGAGGACGCCGATCTGCCTTATGTCTCTGGCCATAGTGTATCTGAGCATCTGCAGTACGGGATTGACAAGTACTGCCCTGGCCGGACGGTGGAAGAGGCCCGCCAACTCTACTTTGAGCACACGCACCGCGAACTGCAGGCGATCCTAGCCGGTGGAGGGCGCGCCGATGCCTTTGTCCCCACGCCGGGGCTGAAAGACTTTTTGCTGACGTTGAAGAGCAGGGGGGTCAAGATCGGACTGGTGACGTCCGGTCTCTATGAGAAGGCCTACCCGGAGATTCTCTCTGCGTTTCGCACGTTGGGCCTGGGCGATCCGCGGGAGTTTTACGACGCGATCATCACCGCCGGCTTTCCGCTGCGGCAGGGGGAGACGGGCACCCTGGGCGAGCTTTCGCCTAAGCCGCATCCCTGGCTGTATGCGGAGACCAGCCGGGTAGGGCTGGGTATTCCGTTTGAAGCGCGTAGCCGGGTGGTGGGAATTGAGGACAGCGGAGCAGGTATCTGCGCGATCCGCCTGGCGGGCTTTGCGCCGATCGGACTGAGCGGCGGCAATATTATTAAGAGCGGAACACGGGCGCTGTGCAGCCACTATTGCGATTCGCTGGCTGAGGCGCTCTACTTTATCCTGTGA
- a CDS encoding class II aldolase/adducin family protein, which yields MGGKALQYIPWDEWQYRHEICAVGRRMYDLFFAVGNDGNISVRLSDDRILITPSGVSKGLMAPEALMIVSPTGEVLQALEGCKPSSENRMHLAIYRHRPDVRAVVHAHPPTATGLAVAGVGLDQPFLAEAVVRTGPTPLVPYVIPGGDELPEALIPYLADHNTLLLGNHGVVAYARTLQDAAVYLETVEFLARVYLAARQAGQVKTFTPEQVAALRQRYG from the coding sequence ATGGGAGGCAAGGCGTTGCAGTACATCCCCTGGGACGAATGGCAGTACCGGCACGAAATCTGCGCTGTTGGCCGGCGCATGTACGATCTGTTTTTTGCCGTGGGCAACGATGGCAATATCAGCGTGCGGTTGTCAGACGACCGTATCCTGATCACCCCCTCTGGTGTGAGTAAGGGGCTGATGGCTCCGGAAGCTCTGATGATTGTCTCGCCGACAGGCGAAGTCCTGCAGGCGCTGGAAGGCTGCAAACCTTCCTCGGAGAACCGGATGCACCTGGCGATTTACCGCCACCGTCCGGATGTGCGGGCTGTGGTCCATGCCCATCCGCCGACGGCGACCGGTCTGGCTGTTGCAGGCGTAGGGCTGGATCAGCCGTTTCTGGCGGAGGCAGTGGTGCGCACCGGCCCGACTCCGCTGGTGCCTTATGTCATTCCCGGCGGGGATGAGTTGCCGGAGGCGTTGATACCCTATCTGGCGGACCATAACACACTGCTGCTGGGTAATCACGGCGTGGTAGCTTATGCCCGGACGCTGCAGGATGCTGCCGTGTACCTGGAGACAGTGGAATTCCTGGCGCGGGTCTACCTTGCCGCCAGACAGGCCGGACAGGTCAAGACTTTCACGCCGGAGCAGGTCGCGGCGCTACGCCAGCGCTACGGCTAG